From Paenibacillus sp. GP183, one genomic window encodes:
- a CDS encoding GNAT family N-acetyltransferase has product MTIWREKAFTISTVKEDLDIETIFNFLNQESYWAKGVPREVVEKSIENSPLCFGVYKEDVEGTCKQVGFARIITDLATFAYLCDVFVLPNYRGLGLSKWLIDVITNHSQLKGVRRMMLATNDAHSLYAKYGFEQIDKPELFMQINRKNVYKQSIGTDN; this is encoded by the coding sequence ATGACAATATGGAGAGAGAAGGCTTTTACGATTTCCACAGTGAAAGAAGACTTAGATATAGAAACGATATTTAATTTTCTTAATCAAGAATCGTATTGGGCAAAAGGGGTGCCAAGAGAAGTAGTAGAAAAATCGATAGAAAATTCTCCATTATGTTTTGGGGTTTATAAAGAGGACGTAGAAGGAACCTGTAAACAAGTGGGCTTTGCAAGAATCATTACTGACTTAGCGACATTTGCATACCTTTGTGATGTGTTTGTCCTTCCAAATTATCGTGGTTTAGGATTATCCAAATGGTTAATCGATGTCATTACTAATCACTCTCAACTTAAAGGGGTTCGAAGAATGATGTTAGCCACCAACGATGCCCATTCTTTATATGCCAAATATGGTTTTGAACAGATAGATAAACCTGAACTTTTCATGCAAATTAACCGTAAAAATGTTTATAAGCAATCCATTGGAACAGACAATTAA
- a CDS encoding GNAT family N-acetyltransferase, translating into MTGGPGYAAWTVGLKVRKNAKPDTSEGLAYIFVKMLAGPLLSEIKFREPCYMVTENNIAVSVCFSARNSDKAAEAGVETLEDYRGKGYAIRVASSWAQAIRQSQRIPLYSTSWDNYSSQSVAKRLQLHFYGTDISIY; encoded by the coding sequence ATGACCGGTGGTCCGGGTTATGCCGCCTGGACTGTTGGGCTTAAAGTAAGAAAAAACGCTAAGCCAGACACATCCGAGGGCTTAGCGTATATTTTCGTTAAAATGTTGGCGGGACCCCTATTGTCGGAAATAAAGTTTCGAGAACCTTGTTATATGGTGACGGAAAACAACATAGCGGTATCTGTCTGTTTTAGCGCAAGAAATAGCGATAAGGCTGCAGAGGCTGGGGTGGAGACGTTGGAGGATTATCGAGGAAAAGGATACGCGATCCGTGTAGCCTCTTCTTGGGCACAAGCAATACGCCAATCTCAAAGAATCCCATTATATAGTACATCATGGGATAATTACTCTTCGCAGTCCGTAGCAAAACGCCTTCAACTTCACTTTTATGGAACAGATATCTCAATATATTAA